The Panthera leo isolate Ple1 chromosome D4, P.leo_Ple1_pat1.1, whole genome shotgun sequence nucleotide sequence aagtaaagaagaaaatagaaaggtaGCAACAAAAATAAGTGCAAACCAAATCTTTAGTTTCTCCAAAGGTGCATTTCACAAATTACAGCGTCCTATTAacaggcaagattttttttttttaactttttccttttaaggacttaaaacaacaaaaaggcgAGTGAAATCTGCAGGCTCCAGTCTGCCTGGTAACACCCGGACAAAAGCGGCAGATTTGAGGCATTGTCatcccccgcacccctccccacGTGGCCTTCTGGCACGAGCCGCGGCCGCCGCCTCATTTGCATCAGAAAGCGAGCGGCGGCCAATGGGCGCGCAGCCTAGCGCCAGCTGGCGGCGGGGCGGCCCTGCCTATATAAGGGCGCGCGGCGGGCCGGGGCGCACTTGCCAGCCGTGCGCTCGCCGGGTGGCCCCAGCCTCCCGGTGCCCGCCGCGTCCGCGCCCCTCGCTCCTTTCGTGGATAACTAGCTAGCTGCTCGCCGACCGAACCATGACTCTGGAGGAAATCCGCGGCCAAGACACGGTTCCCGAAAGCACCGCCAGGTGGGTCGGCGCCGGGCGCCGATGTCTTGGGGCGCGGGGAGCCTGGCCGTGTACTGGACGCAGCCGGTCGGGCGGCCACCTTCGGGGAGCCGCGCGGGTGGGAAGCCGCTGGGCGGGAGCCGGGGCGCCCGAGGTGCCTGTCCTCGGCTGGGGTGCCCGGGGTGTGTCCTCGGGGCTGGGGGATCCCGCCGCGCCTTCTGGCCAGTCCCCGCTCACGGCGCTGGCTCGTCCGCAGGATGCAGGGCGCCGGGAAAGCGCTGCACGAGCTGCTGCTGTCGGCACAGCGCCAGGGCTGTCTCACCGCCGGCGTCTATGAGTCCGCCAAAGTCCTGAACGTGTGAGTGTGGACGCGGCCCCGGGTGGGAGCgaccgggggctgggggggcggcggcggcggcggcggcggcggggcacCCCGGGCTCGCCGCCTCGCCctcaccgccccctccccgcccgcgcAGGGACCCCGACAACGTGACCTTCTGCGTGCTGGCCGCCGACGAGGAGGACGAGGGCGACATCGCGCTGCAGATCCACTTTACGCTGATCCAGGCGTTCTGCTGCGAGAACGACATCGACATCGTGCGCGTGGGCGACGTACAGCGGCTGGCGGCGATCGTGGGCGCGGGCGACGAGGAGGCCGCGTCGGGAGACCTCCACTGCATCCTCATTTCGGTGAGTGTCGCCTCCGCCCGGGTGTCGCCCCGCCGCGGCCGGCGTCCAGCCAGGCTGACCTCTGCGCTCTGCCCGCAGAACCCCAATGAGGACGCGTGGAAGGACCCCGCCTTGGA carries:
- the GADD45G gene encoding growth arrest and DNA damage-inducible protein GADD45 gamma; this translates as MTLEEIRGQDTVPESTARMQGAGKALHELLLSAQRQGCLTAGVYESAKVLNVDPDNVTFCVLAADEEDEGDIALQIHFTLIQAFCCENDIDIVRVGDVQRLAAIVGAGDEEAASGDLHCILISNPNEDAWKDPALEKLSLFCEESRSVNDWVPSITLPE